From one Amycolatopsis sp. FDAARGOS 1241 genomic stretch:
- a CDS encoding TetR/AcrR family transcriptional regulator, whose protein sequence is MPRPPGHGPGYEVKRQEIIDQAAALFAKQGYAATGIAEIGQVAGLAKGALYYYIGSKENLLVEIQDRVLRPLLSAARRIATLDEDPVLRLRLLSETLLDIILERLDHIWVYEHDYRHLRGANRARLLRQRREFERIVLDLLTAAMDTGAFRRLDPRLAMLQFLNLHNHTYQWARPDGPWDAAFLSREYCATLISGFCSPGYDVASLEERVAEFRARVPA, encoded by the coding sequence ATGCCGAGACCACCGGGACACGGACCCGGCTACGAGGTCAAGCGCCAGGAGATCATCGACCAGGCGGCGGCGCTGTTCGCCAAGCAGGGCTACGCCGCCACGGGGATCGCTGAGATCGGTCAGGTCGCGGGGCTCGCGAAGGGCGCGCTCTACTACTACATCGGCTCGAAGGAGAACCTCCTCGTCGAGATCCAGGACCGCGTCCTGCGGCCGTTGCTGAGTGCCGCCCGCCGCATCGCCACCCTCGACGAGGACCCGGTCCTGCGGCTGCGCCTGCTGTCGGAGACCTTGCTCGACATCATCCTCGAACGGCTCGACCACATCTGGGTGTACGAGCACGACTACCGCCACCTGCGCGGCGCCAACCGCGCCCGCCTGCTGCGTCAGCGCCGCGAGTTCGAGCGCATCGTCCTGGATCTCCTGACGGCGGCCATGGACACGGGCGCCTTCCGCCGCCTCGACCCGCGGCTCGCGATGCTGCAGTTCCTGAACCTGCACAACCACACCTACCAGTGGGCCCGCCCCGACGGCCCCTGGGACGCCGCGTTCCTCTCCCGCGAGTACTGCGCGACGCTGATCTCGGGCTTCTGCAGCCCGGGTTACGACGTCGCGAGCCTCGAGGAACGGGTGGCGGAGTTCCGGGCCCGGGTGCCCGCCTAG
- a CDS encoding hydantoinase B/oxoprolinase family protein, whose translation MTSLKDLDDAQFAELYGADRFTASVLSSRMRYIVQHMCTGLLNNAFSLILRDWYDFAATISGPPEQNYPMSSVSNSLAMFLGTMSEAVRNTIEEYGPENLEPGDVIICNDPYRAGNHVNDICFIRPVFHEGKLISLVTLRAHQLDMGGVIPAGFSGTKRNVYENGLVIAPMQLYKDDKPVKSAFNLIFDNARYCALLLPDIKTIYQNLLLGEKLINESVQRYGVDAYLGAIRYSTDVSAESMSSALAELPDGVYEAEEGIDCDGVDDTVEYKIRLKITKAADRMELDFSGTSPQARTSINAGILDTKTAVGVALKFLIDPATPFTSGAYRPIDIVLPAGTFISATPPDGAVFLYWESTGPVLLAVFRALEKALGRKAVGGDYGSLNIHNANGVLADGTPWVTTAQCGGEHGPWGATEAGDADSYSVVYQANNLDPATEAIESELPAVVLRKEYSPDSGGAGQNRGGAAVLKDTLYLTEAEHWSSPLHTKSASGVGVYGGEAGALGATWVFHPDYKNVTKDKDLIGTEPEVYAGATPVAGMLNPETKTVDPDGEYFYFASTPVWHTKPNAVFRYLTNGGGGWGSPLQRDPERVCRDVRDEYVTIDGAYRHYGVVITGDPHGDPENLKIDHDATAKRRAELAAK comes from the coding sequence ATGACCTCTCTGAAGGACCTCGACGACGCCCAGTTCGCCGAGCTGTACGGCGCCGACCGCTTCACCGCGTCGGTGCTGTCGAGCCGCATGCGCTACATCGTGCAGCACATGTGCACGGGCCTGCTGAACAACGCGTTCTCACTCATCCTCCGCGACTGGTACGACTTCGCCGCGACGATCTCCGGCCCGCCGGAGCAGAACTACCCGATGTCGTCGGTGAGCAACAGCCTCGCGATGTTCCTCGGCACGATGTCCGAAGCCGTGCGCAACACGATCGAGGAGTACGGCCCGGAGAACCTCGAGCCGGGTGACGTGATCATCTGCAACGATCCGTACCGCGCGGGCAACCACGTGAACGACATCTGCTTCATCCGCCCGGTGTTCCACGAGGGCAAGCTGATCTCGCTCGTCACGCTGCGCGCGCACCAGCTCGACATGGGTGGCGTGATCCCGGCGGGCTTCTCCGGCACCAAGCGCAACGTGTACGAAAACGGTCTTGTGATCGCGCCGATGCAGCTGTACAAGGACGACAAGCCGGTGAAGTCGGCGTTCAACCTGATCTTCGACAACGCCCGCTACTGCGCGCTGCTGCTGCCGGACATCAAGACGATCTACCAGAACCTGTTGCTCGGCGAGAAGCTGATCAACGAGAGCGTGCAGCGCTACGGTGTCGACGCGTACCTCGGCGCGATCCGCTACTCCACGGACGTTTCGGCAGAATCCATGAGCAGCGCGCTGGCCGAGCTGCCCGACGGCGTGTACGAGGCCGAAGAGGGCATCGACTGCGACGGGGTCGACGACACCGTCGAGTACAAGATCCGGCTCAAGATCACCAAGGCCGCCGACCGGATGGAGCTGGACTTCAGCGGCACGTCGCCGCAGGCGCGCACGAGCATCAACGCCGGCATCCTCGACACGAAGACGGCCGTCGGCGTCGCGCTGAAGTTCCTCATCGATCCGGCCACGCCGTTCACCTCGGGCGCGTACCGGCCGATCGACATCGTGCTCCCGGCCGGCACGTTCATCAGCGCCACGCCACCGGACGGCGCGGTGTTCCTCTACTGGGAGAGCACCGGTCCCGTGCTGCTCGCGGTGTTCCGGGCGCTGGAGAAGGCGCTGGGCCGCAAGGCCGTCGGCGGCGACTACGGTTCGCTGAACATCCACAACGCCAACGGTGTGCTCGCCGACGGCACCCCGTGGGTCACCACCGCGCAGTGCGGCGGCGAGCACGGGCCGTGGGGCGCGACGGAGGCGGGCGACGCCGACAGCTATTCCGTGGTGTACCAGGCCAACAACCTGGACCCGGCCACCGAGGCCATCGAGTCCGAACTGCCGGCCGTGGTGCTGCGCAAGGAGTACTCGCCCGACAGCGGCGGCGCGGGCCAGAACCGCGGTGGCGCGGCGGTGCTCAAGGACACGCTGTACCTCACCGAAGCCGAGCACTGGTCGAGCCCGCTGCACACGAAGTCGGCGAGCGGCGTGGGCGTGTACGGCGGTGAGGCCGGGGCCCTCGGGGCGACGTGGGTGTTCCACCCGGACTACAAGAACGTGACCAAGGACAAGGACCTCATCGGCACCGAGCCCGAGGTCTACGCCGGCGCGACACCGGTCGCCGGGATGCTGAACCCGGAGACCAAGACCGTCGACCCGGACGGCGAGTACTTCTACTTCGCCAGCACGCCGGTGTGGCACACCAAGCCGAACGCCGTGTTCCGCTACCTCACCAACGGCGGCGGGGGCTGGGGTTCGCCGCTGCAGCGCGATCCCGAGCGCGTGTGCCGCGACGTGCGCGACGAGTACGTGACCATCGACGGCGCGTACCGCCACTACGGCGTGGTGATCACCGGCGACCCGCACGGCGATCCGGAGAACCTGAAGATCGATCACGACGCCACCGCCAAGCGCCGCGCCGAGCTGGCCGCGAAGTAG
- a CDS encoding carboxymuconolactone decarboxylase family protein has translation MSENGTDIDRQNKLREAFLKERGYWNTFWEGLLGLDPDFFEAYLNFSAVPWRKGVLEPKVKELIYTAIDASTTHLYEPGLRQHIRNALGYGATKEEIMEVLELTSVLGIHTCTLGVPVLMEELAAHEQKTA, from the coding sequence TTGTCGGAGAACGGAACCGACATCGACCGGCAGAACAAGCTGCGCGAGGCCTTCCTCAAGGAGCGCGGGTACTGGAACACGTTCTGGGAGGGGCTGCTGGGCCTCGACCCGGACTTCTTCGAGGCGTACCTGAACTTCTCGGCCGTGCCTTGGCGCAAGGGCGTGCTGGAGCCGAAGGTCAAGGAACTGATCTACACGGCGATCGACGCGTCCACCACGCACCTGTACGAACCCGGGCTGCGCCAGCACATCCGCAACGCCCTCGGCTACGGGGCCACCAAGGAGGAGATCATGGAGGTGCTGGAGCTCACGAGCGTGCTCGGGATCCACACCTGCACCCTCGGGGTCCCCGTGCTGATGGAGGAACTGGCGGCCCACGAGCAGAAGACGGCGTGA
- a CDS encoding enoyl-CoA hydratase/isomerase family protein, translating into MTERLHVETTGRVATVRLDHPPLNAFDTRMRRALDEAAASLADASDVHAVVLYGGEQVFAAGADIKQLAGFSFEEVLGWNRALQKAFTRFAELPMPVVAAINGYALGGGLELALTADFRIASEAAVLGQPEVLLGIIPGSGGTQRLARLVGPSRAKELLMTGRRVRAPEALSLGLVDRVAADPLAAALEYAQQLAAGPRFAIQAVKEAVDHGLDSPIAAGLALERSLIAGLFATADRDAGMASFLRDGPGKATFGGEA; encoded by the coding sequence ATGACGGAACGGCTACACGTCGAAACCACGGGCCGGGTCGCGACGGTCCGCCTGGACCACCCGCCCCTCAACGCGTTCGACACTCGGATGCGGCGCGCGTTGGACGAGGCGGCGGCTTCCTTGGCCGACGCCTCCGATGTCCACGCCGTGGTGCTCTACGGCGGGGAGCAGGTGTTCGCCGCCGGCGCGGACATCAAGCAGCTGGCGGGGTTCTCGTTCGAGGAGGTGCTCGGCTGGAACCGCGCGCTGCAGAAGGCGTTCACGCGGTTCGCCGAACTGCCGATGCCCGTCGTGGCGGCGATCAACGGCTACGCGCTCGGCGGGGGACTGGAGCTCGCGCTCACCGCCGACTTCCGCATCGCGTCGGAAGCCGCCGTGCTCGGGCAGCCGGAGGTGCTGCTCGGCATCATCCCCGGCTCCGGCGGCACGCAACGGCTGGCGCGGCTGGTCGGTCCGTCGCGCGCGAAGGAGCTGTTGATGACCGGGCGGCGGGTGCGCGCGCCGGAAGCGCTCTCACTGGGTCTCGTCGACCGGGTCGCGGCGGATCCACTTGCTGCCGCGCTCGAGTACGCCCAGCAGCTCGCGGCCGGGCCGCGATTCGCGATCCAGGCGGTGAAGGAGGCCGTGGACCACGGGCTGGACTCGCCGATCGCCGCCGGCCTCGCGCTGGAGCGGTCGTTGATTGCGGGACTGTTCGCGACGGCCGACCGCGACGCGGGCATGGCGTCGTTCCTGCGCGACGGACCGGGCAAGGCCACCTTCGGCGGCGAAGCCTAG
- a CDS encoding SDR family NAD(P)-dependent oxidoreductase, which produces MTAGVLDPRGPASLAGSRAVVTGAARGIGARIAVELALAGAHVTVLDARDPAGTVAEITAAGGSAAGLTVDVTDRTAAASAMAEAAGPDNRLDALVTCAAIYGETMRLDELSESEVDAVLGVNVKGTLWCIGGALPFLRGHDARVVCIGSVAGKVGGVLAGPHYVASKGAVHAVVKWLAKTEARNGIVANAVAPGVVDTDMIKDKGYSDDYNPLGRLARPEEIARVAAFLASPAASYMTGAVVDVNGGYAMG; this is translated from the coding sequence GTGACAGCCGGCGTGCTCGACCCGCGCGGCCCGGCTTCCCTGGCCGGGTCGCGCGCGGTCGTGACGGGCGCGGCGCGCGGAATCGGTGCCCGGATCGCCGTCGAGCTCGCGCTCGCCGGGGCTCACGTCACGGTGCTCGACGCCCGTGATCCGGCTGGGACCGTCGCCGAGATCACGGCAGCCGGCGGGTCCGCCGCCGGCCTGACCGTGGACGTCACCGACCGCACCGCCGCCGCCTCGGCCATGGCCGAGGCGGCGGGCCCGGACAACCGCCTCGACGCGCTCGTGACGTGCGCGGCGATCTACGGCGAGACGATGCGGCTCGACGAGCTGTCGGAGTCCGAAGTGGACGCCGTGCTCGGGGTGAACGTGAAGGGCACCCTGTGGTGCATCGGCGGCGCGCTGCCGTTCCTGCGCGGGCACGACGCGCGGGTGGTGTGCATCGGCTCGGTGGCGGGCAAGGTCGGCGGGGTGCTCGCCGGCCCGCACTACGTGGCCAGCAAGGGCGCGGTCCACGCGGTGGTGAAGTGGCTCGCCAAGACCGAAGCGCGCAACGGGATCGTCGCCAACGCCGTGGCCCCCGGCGTGGTCGACACGGACATGATCAAGGACAAGGGGTACTCCGACGACTACAACCCGCTCGGCCGGCTGGCGCGGCCGGAAGAGATCGCTCGCGTGGCGGCCTTCCTGGCCTCGCCCGCGGCGAGCTACATGACGGGTGCGGTCGTCGACGTCAACGGGGGCTACGCGATGGGCTGA
- a CDS encoding SDR family NAD(P)-dependent oxidoreductase, producing MDRTGCAVVTGGGSGIGRACALRLAEDGRPLVLLDADGAAAERTAKEIDGPAAAFAVDVTDEEAVAGAITQATERFGPPKVLVNAAGIIIRKKLLESTVDEWRRVLDVNLTGYFILLKQVIPLMAAGGGGSIVQIASIAGHTGYGFSSYTAAKGGVLALTKQLAAELAPDGIRINSVSPGVVHSGLNRDTLGNEHIRAATVANTPLGRIGEPDDIARVVAFLAGPGADYVTGTDLVADGGMISTIHWGAAGGELHSFHAQER from the coding sequence GTGGACAGAACAGGGTGTGCGGTCGTCACGGGCGGCGGGTCGGGGATCGGCCGGGCCTGCGCGCTGCGCCTGGCCGAGGACGGCCGGCCGCTCGTGCTGCTCGACGCCGACGGCGCGGCGGCCGAACGCACGGCCAAGGAGATCGACGGACCGGCGGCGGCGTTCGCGGTCGACGTCACCGACGAGGAAGCGGTGGCCGGCGCGATCACGCAGGCCACCGAACGGTTCGGGCCGCCGAAGGTGCTCGTGAACGCCGCAGGCATCATCATCCGCAAGAAGCTGCTCGAGTCCACGGTGGACGAATGGCGGCGCGTGCTCGACGTGAACCTCACCGGCTACTTCATCCTGCTCAAGCAGGTGATCCCGCTGATGGCCGCGGGCGGTGGGGGTTCGATCGTGCAGATCGCGTCGATCGCCGGTCACACCGGTTACGGCTTCTCGTCCTACACCGCGGCGAAGGGTGGCGTGCTGGCGCTCACGAAGCAGCTGGCCGCCGAGCTCGCGCCCGACGGGATCCGCATCAACTCCGTGAGCCCCGGTGTCGTCCACAGCGGACTGAACCGCGACACGCTGGGCAACGAGCACATCCGCGCGGCCACGGTGGCCAACACGCCGCTGGGCCGGATCGGCGAACCGGACGACATCGCGCGCGTCGTGGCTTTCCTCGCCGGGCCGGGCGCCGATTACGTCACGGGCACGGACCTGGTCGCCGACGGCGGCATGATCAGCACCATCCACTGGGGTGCGGCCGGGGGCGAGCTGCACAGCTTCCACGCGCAGGAGCGCTGA
- a CDS encoding NF041680 family putative transposase, whose amino-acid sequence MHHAGATGAGRELSALRQEFYRCLPRRADALFELTDAVLCADGPVRSIAELSLAGEHRRGHGSSYAALARGRVDIDRLRNALSGVPLPRAADGRLVLAVDVTCWLRPEAHTCPQRILCHTYGRGRDQHMMVPGWPYSVVVALESGRGSWTAPLDAVRLTPGDNAANVTAQQIRAVVGRLVAAGHWRPGDPDILLVADAGYDGPRPAHVLADLPITVLVRMRTDRVLHRPVPPQRSGTLGRPRRHGDEFAFGDPATWGQPDAVTETTTRLYGPALIRAWDRLHPRLTHRIAWAGHDGALPIIEGTVIRLQVERLPSGAIPKPVWLWHSRTGLGHAEVDLAWQAFLRRFDIEHTFRMLKQTLGWTTPKLRSPEAADRWTWLLLSAYTQLRLARDLTADLRRPWERPRPALRLSPARVRRGFRNLRPQLACPAGVPKPSRPGPGRPAGTVNHRPASRHDVYVVTSTNTRKSKHGKNTRSSNPRPRRTG is encoded by the coding sequence GTGCACCACGCTGGCGCCACCGGCGCGGGCAGGGAGCTGTCCGCGCTCCGGCAGGAGTTCTACCGATGCCTGCCCCGGCGAGCGGACGCGTTGTTCGAGCTGACCGACGCAGTGTTGTGCGCGGACGGTCCGGTCCGGTCGATCGCGGAGCTGTCCCTGGCCGGTGAGCACCGTCGCGGCCACGGCAGCAGCTATGCCGCACTGGCACGCGGACGGGTCGACATCGATCGGCTACGCAACGCGCTGAGCGGGGTCCCGCTGCCGCGCGCCGCAGACGGGCGGCTGGTGCTGGCGGTGGACGTGACCTGCTGGCTGCGTCCGGAAGCACACACCTGCCCGCAGCGGATCTTGTGTCACACCTACGGCCGTGGCAGGGACCAGCACATGATGGTGCCGGGCTGGCCCTACTCCGTGGTCGTCGCGCTCGAGTCCGGGCGGGGTTCGTGGACCGCGCCGCTGGACGCGGTCCGGCTCACACCCGGCGACAACGCCGCAAACGTGACCGCCCAGCAGATCCGCGCCGTGGTGGGCCGCCTCGTCGCGGCCGGGCACTGGCGGCCGGGAGACCCGGACATCCTGCTGGTCGCCGACGCCGGCTACGACGGCCCCCGCCCGGCCCACGTGCTGGCCGATCTTCCGATCACCGTGCTGGTGCGGATGCGCACCGACCGGGTCCTGCACCGCCCGGTCCCGCCGCAGCGATCCGGCACGTTGGGCAGGCCCCGCCGCCACGGCGACGAGTTCGCTTTCGGTGACCCGGCCACCTGGGGACAACCCGATGCCGTCACCGAAACCACGACCCGGCTCTACGGTCCCGCGCTGATCCGGGCTTGGGATCGGCTGCATCCACGGCTGACCCACCGCATCGCCTGGGCCGGCCACGACGGCGCTCTGCCGATCATCGAGGGCACCGTGATCCGGCTGCAGGTCGAGCGCCTGCCCTCCGGCGCGATCCCAAAACCGGTGTGGCTCTGGCACTCGCGCACTGGCCTGGGCCACGCCGAGGTTGATCTGGCCTGGCAGGCGTTCCTGCGCCGCTTCGATATCGAGCACACCTTCCGCATGCTCAAGCAGACCCTCGGCTGGACCACCCCGAAACTTCGCTCGCCCGAGGCGGCCGACCGATGGACCTGGCTGCTGCTGAGCGCTTACACCCAGCTGCGGCTCGCCCGCGACCTCACAGCGGATCTGCGCCGCCCCTGGGAAAGACCCCGACCAGCCCTGCGGCTCTCCCCGGCACGGGTCCGCCGAGGGTTTCGGAACCTGCGTCCACAACTCGCCTGCCCGGCCGGTGTCCCGAAACCGTCGCGGCCCGGTCCTGGACGTCCCGCCGGAACAGTCAACCACCGGCCCGCATCACGCCACGACGTCTACGTCGTCACCAGCACGAACACCCGAAAATCCAAACACGGCAAGAACACCAGATCGAGCAACCCACGACCCCGCCGAACAGGTTAA
- a CDS encoding long-chain fatty acid--CoA ligase: MSNFATILDHNTGRYPDKVVLSQGPRKLTNRELLTRVDALASGLTELGIGRGDVVALLLYNHLEFLEAVFAVNRIGAAFLPLNYRLSPEEWRYILDHSGAVALLTEPEFRSAVDGLPLPGLKQRLLLGGTASGWTPYDDVVATHLGRSVEPVPVGADDLQRLMYTSGTTSRPKGVQITHGNLAWKNLGHLVEFGITAEDTTLVCGPLYHVGGFDLPGVGTLHAGGSLIVLRKFDAAEVVETIERERPTNIWLAPSMMNAILQLPDILERDTSSIRFIIGGGEKMPVPLVEKILAAFPGAWFSDAYGLTETVSGDTFNDAEHMLAKVGSVGRPVVHLEVRIVDESGAPVPTGALGEIALRGPKVSIGYWRDEEATAKAFRAGWFHTGDVGRLDEDGYLYVEDRKKDMIVSGGENIATPEVERVLYEHPDVVEAAVVGMSHPRWGEVPQAFVVLRPGAARDRDALVAFCRDRLAKFKVPADLVFLDELPRTPSGKVLKRNLRG, from the coding sequence ATGTCGAACTTCGCCACGATCCTCGACCACAACACCGGCCGGTACCCGGACAAGGTCGTGCTCAGCCAGGGGCCGCGGAAGCTGACGAACCGCGAGCTGCTCACCCGCGTCGACGCGCTCGCGTCCGGGCTCACGGAGCTGGGCATCGGCCGCGGCGATGTCGTCGCCCTGCTGCTGTACAACCACCTCGAGTTCCTCGAAGCGGTGTTCGCCGTGAACCGGATCGGGGCGGCGTTCCTGCCGCTCAACTACCGGCTCTCCCCCGAGGAGTGGCGCTACATCCTCGACCACTCGGGCGCGGTGGCGCTGCTGACCGAGCCGGAGTTCCGGTCCGCTGTGGACGGTCTGCCGCTACCGGGGCTGAAGCAGCGGTTGTTGCTCGGCGGGACCGCTTCGGGGTGGACTCCCTACGACGACGTGGTTGCCACGCACCTCGGCCGGTCCGTCGAGCCGGTTCCGGTCGGCGCCGATGACCTGCAACGGCTGATGTACACGTCCGGCACGACGTCGCGCCCGAAGGGCGTGCAGATCACCCACGGCAACCTGGCGTGGAAGAACCTGGGCCACCTCGTGGAGTTCGGCATCACCGCCGAGGACACGACGCTGGTGTGCGGCCCGCTCTACCACGTCGGCGGGTTCGACCTGCCCGGCGTCGGGACACTGCACGCGGGCGGTTCGCTGATCGTGCTGCGGAAGTTCGACGCGGCCGAGGTCGTCGAGACGATCGAACGCGAGCGGCCCACCAACATCTGGCTCGCGCCGTCGATGATGAACGCGATCCTGCAGTTGCCCGACATACTCGAGCGCGACACGTCGTCGATCCGGTTCATCATCGGCGGGGGCGAGAAGATGCCGGTGCCGCTGGTGGAGAAGATCCTCGCAGCGTTCCCGGGCGCTTGGTTCTCCGACGCGTACGGGCTGACCGAGACCGTCTCCGGCGACACCTTCAACGACGCGGAACACATGCTGGCGAAGGTCGGGTCCGTCGGGCGGCCGGTGGTGCACCTGGAGGTGCGGATCGTCGACGAGTCGGGCGCGCCGGTGCCGACCGGGGCGCTGGGCGAGATCGCGCTGCGCGGCCCGAAGGTGAGCATCGGGTACTGGCGCGACGAGGAGGCGACGGCCAAGGCGTTCCGCGCCGGCTGGTTCCACACCGGCGACGTCGGGCGCCTCGACGAGGACGGGTACCTCTACGTCGAGGATCGCAAGAAGGACATGATCGTGTCCGGCGGGGAGAACATCGCGACGCCCGAGGTGGAGCGCGTGCTGTACGAGCACCCGGACGTCGTCGAGGCGGCGGTGGTCGGCATGAGCCACCCGCGGTGGGGAGAGGTGCCCCAGGCGTTCGTCGTCCTCCGTCCGGGCGCCGCGCGCGACCGCGACGCGCTGGTAGCGTTCTGCCGGGATCGGCTGGCGAAGTTCAAGGTGCCCGCGGACCTGGTGTTCCTGGACGAACTGCCGCGGACACCGTCGGGCAAGGTGCTGAAGAGGAACCTGCGCGGATGA
- a CDS encoding hydantoinase/oxoprolinase family protein, protein MIGVDVGGTFTDVVAIADGEIKTVKVATDVRTTERGVLRGAEEVGVADSAVFNHASTHGLNAIITRRLPKIAFLTTLGHRDILDIGRTWRPVEGLTNPAWRRSYGDANRPLVPRYLRRGIRERLTADGGILIQLDEEHAREELAVLRKCGVEGVAICLINAYVNNHHEERLRQLVHEELGDIPVSISSEVSPLAKEFARASTTVIDVFMRLTYDAYTQRLDTGLRELGFEGDLNFADCAAQLVRSDVAMEHPFRIVFAGPAAGTVSSAHFGGLIGAGNLLCADVGGTSCDISMVTDGKPFVNTTFELEHDLIVNALSNEVSSIGAGGGSLVTINAAGELKVGPGSAGADPGPACYGLGGTQPTTTDTCLLMGVIDPDGFAGGRMKLNPDLSRQAFEALDSKLSFEQRVSYAFNIGVNNIAEGVVNIAIQHGVDPRDYSLVAYGAAGPMLLPAVLDLVHAAEVIVPPHPGLFSALGLVSSDLVYADSRSAYTLLTAEAAEQVDKVYHSMEERLRERLQEKDRDNIEFVRSFDGRLAGQTWETPFIGVPAGTIDAEAVATMVANFHEAYAERSGNKFEALPVQGVTYRVQAVAKADKVEYPKVPERAEGETLEPTRTLQIRYLTEDVLQAGEYQRADLRAGDQVPGPAVIREPLSTTFLVPGQVATVGTYGELRIRKA, encoded by the coding sequence ATGATCGGAGTAGACGTCGGCGGCACGTTCACGGACGTGGTGGCGATCGCCGATGGCGAGATCAAGACCGTCAAGGTCGCCACGGACGTGCGCACCACCGAACGCGGTGTGCTGCGCGGTGCCGAAGAGGTCGGCGTGGCGGACTCCGCGGTGTTCAACCACGCGAGCACCCACGGTCTCAACGCGATCATCACGCGGCGGCTGCCGAAGATCGCGTTCCTGACCACCCTGGGACACCGGGACATCCTCGACATCGGCCGCACCTGGCGCCCGGTCGAGGGCCTGACGAACCCGGCGTGGCGCCGTTCCTACGGCGACGCGAACCGCCCGCTCGTGCCGCGGTACCTCCGGCGCGGCATCCGCGAACGGCTGACCGCCGACGGCGGCATCCTGATCCAGCTCGACGAGGAACACGCGCGCGAAGAGCTCGCGGTGCTGCGCAAGTGCGGTGTCGAAGGTGTCGCCATCTGCCTCATCAACGCGTACGTGAACAACCACCACGAGGAGCGCCTGCGCCAGCTCGTGCACGAGGAGCTCGGCGACATCCCGGTGTCGATCTCGAGCGAGGTCTCCCCGCTGGCCAAGGAGTTCGCGCGCGCGTCCACCACGGTCATCGACGTCTTCATGCGCTTGACCTACGACGCCTACACCCAGCGCCTCGACACCGGCCTGCGCGAGCTCGGCTTCGAGGGTGACCTCAACTTCGCCGACTGCGCCGCGCAGCTCGTGCGCTCCGACGTCGCCATGGAACACCCGTTCCGCATCGTCTTCGCCGGCCCCGCCGCGGGCACTGTGTCCAGCGCGCACTTCGGCGGCCTGATCGGCGCCGGCAACCTGCTGTGCGCGGACGTCGGCGGCACCTCGTGCGACATCAGCATGGTCACCGACGGCAAGCCGTTCGTGAACACCACGTTCGAGCTCGAGCACGACCTGATCGTGAACGCGCTGTCCAACGAGGTCTCCAGCATCGGCGCCGGCGGCGGCAGCCTCGTGACGATCAACGCGGCGGGTGAGCTCAAGGTCGGCCCGGGCAGCGCGGGCGCCGACCCCGGCCCGGCCTGCTACGGCCTCGGCGGCACGCAGCCGACGACCACCGACACCTGCCTGCTGATGGGTGTCATCGACCCCGACGGGTTCGCCGGCGGCCGCATGAAGCTCAACCCGGACCTCTCCCGGCAGGCCTTCGAGGCGCTCGATTCGAAGCTGTCGTTCGAGCAGCGCGTGAGCTACGCCTTCAACATCGGCGTCAACAACATCGCCGAAGGCGTCGTGAACATCGCCATCCAGCACGGCGTCGACCCGCGCGACTACAGCCTCGTCGCCTACGGCGCGGCCGGTCCGATGCTGCTGCCCGCCGTGCTGGACCTGGTGCACGCGGCCGAGGTCATCGTGCCGCCGCACCCAGGCCTGTTCTCCGCGCTGGGTCTCGTGAGCTCCGACCTGGTGTACGCCGACAGCCGCAGCGCCTACACGCTGCTCACCGCCGAGGCGGCCGAGCAGGTCGACAAGGTGTACCACTCGATGGAGGAGCGGCTGCGCGAACGCCTGCAGGAGAAGGACCGCGACAACATCGAGTTCGTCCGCAGCTTCGACGGCCGCCTCGCCGGCCAGACGTGGGAGACGCCGTTCATCGGCGTGCCCGCGGGCACGATCGACGCCGAAGCGGTCGCCACGATGGTCGCGAACTTCCACGAGGCCTACGCCGAGCGCTCCGGCAACAAGTTCGAGGCGCTGCCCGTGCAGGGCGTCACCTACCGCGTCCAGGCCGTGGCGAAGGCCGACAAGGTCGAGTACCCCAAGGTGCCCGAGCGCGCCGAGGGCGAGACCTTGGAGCCCACGCGCACGTTGCAGATCCGGTACCTGACCGAAGACGTGCTCCAGGCCGGCGAGTACCAGCGCGCCGACCTGCGCGCCGGCGACCAGGTGCCCGGCCCCGCGGTCATCCGCGAACCGCTGTCCACCACGTTCCTCGTCCCGGGTCAGGTCGCGACCGTCGGGACCTACGGCGAGCTGCGCATCCGGAAGGCGTGA